Proteins from one Sphingomonas sp. HF-S4 genomic window:
- a CDS encoding MFS transporter — MAETAGIPEHHQATQNEKLVIAASSLGTVFEWYDFYLYGLLATIISAKFFSGVNETTAFIFALAAFAAGFAVRPFGALFFGRIGDLVGRKNTFLVTMAIMGLSTFTVGLLPSYASIGVAAPVILVALRLAQGLALGGEYGGAATYVAEHAPNNKRGLYTSWIQTTATLGLFAALLVVIGTRWIIGEAAFADWGWRVPFLISIVLLGVSMWIRLQLNESPVFKKMKEEGTTSKAPLTEAFGRWPNLRLVLIALFGAVVGQAVVWYTGQFYALFFLEKTLKVDGWTTNILIAIALAIGTPFFVFFGWLSDKIGRKPIILTGCAIAAASYFPLFGLLTEAANPALAHAQRTAPVSVTADPAECSFQFDPIGGNKFDRSSCDIAKAFLAKQGVAYRNIEAPAGTSAVVQVGARQVPAYDPRKDPLKESAVLAVGIADFQDSAKAALAEAGYPAKADPARINQPLVVAVLTALVLLVTMVYGPIAAMLVELFPSRIRYTSMSLPYHIGNGWFGGFLPATAFAMVAATGDIYYGLWYPVVAALVTLVLGLFLLPETYKRSIDD; from the coding sequence ATGGCCGAGACTGCGGGGATACCCGAGCACCACCAGGCGACGCAGAACGAGAAGCTGGTGATCGCTGCCTCGTCGCTCGGCACCGTGTTCGAATGGTATGATTTCTACCTTTACGGCCTCCTCGCAACGATCATCTCCGCCAAGTTCTTCTCAGGCGTCAACGAAACCACCGCATTCATCTTCGCGCTCGCCGCCTTCGCCGCGGGCTTCGCGGTCCGTCCGTTCGGCGCGCTCTTCTTCGGGCGGATCGGCGATCTCGTCGGTCGGAAGAACACCTTCCTCGTCACCATGGCGATCATGGGCCTGTCGACCTTTACCGTCGGCCTGCTGCCCAGCTATGCTAGCATCGGCGTCGCCGCGCCGGTGATCCTGGTCGCGCTGCGGTTGGCGCAGGGCTTGGCGCTTGGCGGTGAATATGGCGGCGCCGCGACCTATGTCGCCGAGCACGCCCCCAACAACAAGCGCGGGCTCTACACCAGCTGGATCCAGACCACGGCCACCTTGGGTCTGTTCGCGGCGCTGCTGGTCGTGATCGGCACGCGCTGGATCATCGGCGAGGCGGCGTTCGCCGACTGGGGCTGGCGCGTGCCCTTTCTGATCTCGATCGTGCTGCTCGGCGTGTCGATGTGGATCCGGCTCCAGCTCAACGAGAGCCCGGTGTTCAAGAAGATGAAGGAGGAGGGCACGACCTCCAAGGCGCCGCTGACCGAAGCGTTCGGCCGCTGGCCTAACCTCCGCCTCGTGCTGATCGCGCTGTTCGGCGCGGTCGTCGGCCAGGCGGTGGTCTGGTACACTGGGCAATTCTACGCGCTGTTCTTCCTCGAGAAGACGCTCAAGGTCGATGGCTGGACGACCAACATCCTGATCGCGATCGCGCTGGCGATCGGCACGCCGTTCTTCGTGTTCTTCGGCTGGCTGTCGGACAAGATCGGGCGCAAGCCGATCATCCTCACCGGCTGCGCGATCGCCGCCGCCAGCTATTTCCCGCTGTTCGGCCTGCTAACCGAAGCGGCGAACCCGGCGCTGGCGCACGCCCAGCGCACTGCGCCTGTAAGCGTCACCGCCGATCCGGCCGAATGCTCGTTCCAGTTCGATCCGATCGGGGGCAACAAGTTCGACCGTTCGAGCTGCGACATCGCCAAGGCGTTCCTCGCCAAGCAGGGCGTCGCCTATCGCAATATCGAGGCGCCGGCAGGGACCAGCGCGGTGGTGCAGGTCGGCGCGCGGCAAGTCCCCGCTTATGATCCTCGCAAAGACCCGCTCAAGGAGAGCGCGGTGCTGGCGGTGGGCATCGCCGACTTCCAGGACAGCGCCAAGGCGGCGCTGGCGGAGGCGGGCTATCCCGCCAAGGCAGATCCGGCCCGGATCAACCAGCCGCTGGTCGTCGCGGTGCTCACCGCGCTCGTCCTGCTGGTGACGATGGTGTACGGCCCGATCGCCGCGATGCTGGTCGAGCTGTTCCCCAGCCGCATCCGCTACACCTCGATGTCGCTGCCGTATCATATCGGCAACGGCTGGTTCGGCGGTTTCCTGCCGGCGACGGCGTTCGCGATGGTCGCGGCGACGGGGGATATCTATTACGGCCTTTGGTATCCGGTGGTCGCCGCGCTGGTGACGCTGGTGCTCGGCCTGTTCCTGCTGCCCGAGACCTACAAGCGGTCGATCGACGATTGA
- a CDS encoding DUF6356 family protein, protein MIDRLFLSHPRSVGESYGEHAATASRFGISMILGGAACLVHAVLPNLFARTASDTVKKLYGQMKARQPAFSQERPAFQQPEWQIEYEI, encoded by the coding sequence ATGATCGACCGTCTCTTCCTCTCTCATCCGCGCAGCGTCGGCGAGAGCTATGGCGAGCATGCCGCCACCGCGTCGCGCTTCGGCATCTCGATGATCCTGGGCGGTGCCGCCTGCCTGGTCCACGCCGTGCTGCCCAATCTGTTCGCGCGCACCGCGAGCGACACGGTCAAGAAGCTCTACGGCCAGATGAAGGCGCGCCAGCCTGCCTTCTCGCAAGAGCGCCCCGCGTTCCAGCAGCCCGAATGGCAGATCGAATACGAAATCTAG
- a CDS encoding FAD/NAD(P)-binding protein gives MIEHVAIIGAGFSGTLQAINLLRHEGPRATLIERAPVAGTGLAYGAAHPSHLLNVRASNMSAFPDDPSHFVRWLEALGVPDAPAAFIPRVTYGEYLRELLEAALRDPSGRLTLLRDEVQDITLDGGVKVALRNRTLDADAAVLAVGNLPPHDPPGLDPERLSAERYKGDPWDAGVPENLSSTDTVLIIGTGLTMIDVVLLLDARGFKGRIVALSRRGLLPRSHAPGSDWQKIGERPATTASHLLRGVRDRGEAVGWRNAVDELRPFTQAMWGNASEAERGRFLRHLRPWWDVHRHRLAPEVYARLMAVIDRGQLEVIAGKTLGFEERPEGIEVGFRRRGSDRAETLRAQRIVNCTGPLGDLARTQEPLLQKLAARGLIRPDAAHLGIDVDNQGQTIAADGQPNAKLYALGPMTRGAFWEIVAVPDIRTQTWNVARRLSNAHWVGGEGL, from the coding sequence GTGATCGAGCATGTCGCCATCATCGGCGCGGGGTTTTCGGGGACGCTGCAGGCGATCAACCTGCTCCGCCACGAAGGGCCCCGCGCCACGCTGATCGAGCGCGCGCCGGTCGCCGGCACCGGCCTGGCCTATGGCGCCGCGCATCCGAGCCATCTGCTCAACGTACGCGCCAGCAACATGAGCGCCTTTCCGGACGACCCTTCGCACTTCGTTCGCTGGCTCGAAGCCCTCGGGGTGCCGGACGCGCCAGCGGCGTTCATCCCGCGCGTCACCTACGGCGAGTATCTGCGCGAACTGCTCGAAGCGGCGTTGAGGGATCCGAGTGGACGGCTGACGCTGCTCCGCGACGAAGTTCAGGATATCACGCTGGACGGCGGCGTGAAGGTCGCGCTGCGCAACCGCACGCTCGACGCCGATGCCGCGGTGCTTGCGGTCGGAAATCTGCCGCCGCACGATCCGCCTGGACTCGATCCCGAGCGCCTCTCGGCCGAGCGCTACAAGGGCGACCCGTGGGATGCGGGCGTGCCCGAGAACCTGTCGAGCACCGACACGGTGCTGATCATCGGCACCGGGCTCACCATGATCGACGTCGTGCTGCTGCTCGACGCCCGGGGGTTCAAGGGGCGCATCGTCGCGCTGTCGCGGCGCGGCTTGCTGCCCCGTTCGCATGCGCCCGGCAGCGACTGGCAGAAGATCGGCGAGCGGCCCGCCACCACGGCCTCCCACCTGCTCCGCGGCGTGCGCGACCGCGGCGAGGCGGTGGGCTGGCGCAACGCCGTCGACGAGCTGCGTCCGTTCACCCAGGCGATGTGGGGCAATGCCAGCGAGGCCGAGCGCGGGCGCTTCCTGCGGCACCTGCGGCCGTGGTGGGACGTCCATCGCCACCGGCTGGCGCCCGAGGTCTACGCCCGGCTGATGGCAGTGATCGATCGCGGCCAGCTCGAGGTGATCGCCGGCAAGACGCTGGGGTTCGAGGAGCGGCCCGAGGGTATCGAGGTCGGCTTCCGCCGCCGCGGCAGCGACAGGGCCGAGACGCTGCGCGCCCAGCGCATCGTCAACTGCACGGGCCCGCTGGGCGACCTGGCCCGCACCCAGGAGCCGCTGCTCCAGAAGCTCGCCGCGCGCGGGCTGATCCGCCCCGACGCCGCGCATCTCGGGATCGACGTCGACAATCAGGGCCAGACGATTGCCGCCGACGGGCAACCCAATGCCAAGCTCTACGCGCTCGGCCCGATGACCCGCGGCGCGTTCTGGGAGATCGTCGCCGTCCCCGACATCCGGACGCAGACCTGGAACGTCGCCCGCCGCCTCTCCAACGCCCATTGGGTGGGTGGCGAGGGGCTTTGA
- the hppD gene encoding 4-hydroxyphenylpyruvate dioxygenase translates to MTDSANPLGLNGFEFVEFTSPDPEAMARQFEQMGFVASHRHPRKNITRYKQGRINLMLNRDETGRVAEFRAAHGPSASAMAFRVADPEAAMAWALEHGAKRTAEDDTVIEGIGGSYLYFIQDGTNLYADWDEVPGWQAAEAENNVGLDLLDHLTHNVRRGQMRVWSEFYKTLFGFEEQKYFDIKGQATGLFSQAMIAPDKAIRIPLNESQDDASQIEEFIREYQGEGIQHLALTTDDIYDTVERLRARGVKLQDTIETYFELVDKRVPGHGEDLERLRKNRILIDGSVENGEGLLLQIFTENMFGPIFFEIIQRKGNEGFGNGNFQALFESIELDQIRRGVIKVDA, encoded by the coding sequence ATGACCGATTCAGCCAATCCGCTCGGCCTCAACGGCTTCGAGTTCGTCGAGTTCACGTCGCCCGACCCCGAGGCGATGGCGCGGCAGTTCGAGCAGATGGGCTTCGTCGCCAGCCACCGGCACCCGCGCAAGAACATCACGCGCTACAAGCAGGGCCGCATCAACCTGATGCTCAACCGTGACGAGACTGGCCGAGTCGCCGAGTTCCGCGCCGCGCACGGTCCCTCGGCCAGCGCGATGGCGTTCCGCGTTGCCGATCCCGAAGCCGCGATGGCCTGGGCGCTCGAGCACGGCGCCAAGCGCACTGCCGAGGACGACACCGTCATCGAGGGCATCGGCGGATCGTATCTCTATTTCATCCAGGACGGCACCAACCTCTACGCCGATTGGGACGAAGTCCCCGGCTGGCAGGCGGCCGAGGCCGAGAACAATGTCGGGCTCGACCTGCTCGACCACCTCACCCACAATGTCCGCCGCGGCCAGATGCGGGTGTGGAGCGAATTCTACAAGACGCTGTTCGGCTTCGAGGAGCAGAAGTATTTCGACATCAAGGGCCAGGCCACCGGGCTGTTCAGCCAGGCGATGATCGCCCCCGACAAGGCGATCCGCATCCCGCTCAACGAGAGCCAGGACGACGCCAGCCAGATCGAGGAATTCATCCGCGAATATCAGGGCGAGGGCATCCAGCACCTCGCGCTGACTACCGACGACATCTACGACACCGTCGAGCGCCTGCGTGCCCGCGGGGTGAAGCTGCAGGATACGATCGAGACTTATTTCGAGCTGGTCGACAAGCGCGTCCCCGGGCATGGCGAGGACCTTGAGCGGCTGCGAAAGAACCGCATCTTGATCGACGGCAGCGTCGAGAATGGCGAGGGTCTGCTGCTGCAGATCTTCACCGAGAACATGTTCGGGCCGATCTTCTTCGAGATCATCCAGCGCAAGGGCAATGAGGGCTTCGGCAACGGCAATTTCCAGGCGCTGTTCGAAAGCATCGAGCTCGACCAGATCCGCCGCGGGGTGATCAAGGTCGACGCGTAA
- a CDS encoding dicarboxylate/amino acid:cation symporter yields MPVSLAEPRRLALPGFGVQVAIGMAAGLALGLAARAIGGDGETANGLAQALQTVGQIFVQLLKLLVPPLVFTAIVASIAALRDLNNAARLVVRTLLWFAITAGIAVAIGITLGLVLQPGHHSAVAASAAAAPSSTGSWLDFLKGLVPANFLGIAASTKLAEGGATTGLSFNILQIIVLAVAIGAAAVRAGEAGHRFLDFNASALAVFRLLLRWVIRLTPIGTAALIGDAVVRYGWESLAALGTYAGAVYLGLALVLLLVYPALLAAHGLSPLRFFASAWPAIQLGFVSRSSVGTLPVTEDLTERALGVPRAYAAFAVPLGATTKMDGCAAIYPAISAIFVAQFYGIPLGLQHYALIAFVSVLGSAATAGLTGATVMLTLTLSTLGLPLDGVGLLLAIDPILDMGRTATNVAGQMLVPVLVAKREGILDEARFREGAAEPQGALAIA; encoded by the coding sequence ATGCCCGTATCCCTAGCCGAACCACGGCGCCTTGCGCTGCCCGGTTTCGGCGTGCAGGTCGCGATCGGCATGGCCGCCGGGCTCGCGCTCGGGCTCGCGGCGCGCGCGATCGGCGGCGATGGCGAGACCGCGAACGGCCTCGCCCAGGCGCTGCAGACGGTCGGCCAGATCTTCGTCCAGTTGCTCAAGCTGCTGGTGCCGCCCCTGGTGTTCACCGCGATCGTTGCGTCGATCGCGGCGCTGCGCGACTTGAACAACGCCGCGCGGCTGGTGGTGCGTACCCTGCTCTGGTTCGCGATCACTGCCGGGATCGCCGTGGCGATCGGCATCACGCTGGGGCTCGTTCTCCAGCCCGGCCACCACAGCGCCGTCGCCGCCAGCGCCGCGGCCGCGCCGTCGAGCACCGGCAGCTGGCTCGATTTCCTCAAGGGGCTGGTCCCCGCCAACTTCCTCGGCATCGCCGCTTCGACCAAGCTGGCCGAGGGCGGCGCCACCACCGGGCTGTCGTTCAACATCCTCCAGATCATCGTGCTCGCCGTGGCGATCGGCGCCGCGGCGGTGCGGGCAGGGGAGGCGGGGCATCGCTTCCTCGATTTCAACGCCTCGGCGCTCGCGGTCTTCCGGCTGCTGCTGCGCTGGGTGATCCGCCTCACCCCGATCGGCACCGCCGCGCTGATCGGCGACGCCGTGGTCCGCTATGGCTGGGAGTCGCTCGCCGCGCTAGGCACCTATGCCGGGGCGGTCTATCTCGGCCTCGCGCTGGTGCTGCTGCTGGTCTATCCGGCGCTGCTCGCCGCGCACGGCCTCAGCCCCCTGCGCTTCTTCGCGTCGGCCTGGCCGGCGATCCAACTCGGCTTCGTGTCGCGCTCGTCGGTCGGCACCTTGCCGGTCACCGAGGATCTGACCGAGCGTGCGCTCGGCGTGCCGCGCGCCTACGCCGCCTTCGCGGTGCCGCTGGGGGCGACGACCAAGATGGATGGCTGCGCGGCGATCTATCCGGCGATCTCGGCGATCTTCGTCGCGCAATTCTACGGCATCCCGCTCGGACTGCAGCATTATGCGCTGATCGCCTTCGTCTCGGTGCTCGGCTCGGCGGCGACCGCCGGGCTGACCGGCGCCACGGTGATGCTCACGCTCACCTTGTCGACGCTGGGCCTGCCGCTCGACGGCGTCGGGCTACTGCTCGCGATCGATCCGATCCTCGACATGGGCCGCACCGCGACCAACGTCGCGGGCCAGATGCTGGTCCCGGTGCTCGTTGCCAAGCGCGAAGGCATCCTCGACGAAGCTCGCTTCCGCGAAGGCGCGGCCGAGCCCCAGGGGGCGCTAGCGATCGCCTAA
- the hmgA gene encoding homogentisate 1,2-dioxygenase, whose amino-acid sequence MTDYFPGFGNHVSTEAVPGALPVGRNSPQRPAYGLYAEQLSGSAFTAPRHENKRSWLYRLRPTAEHPPFVRYQGAKNFAPGTVREPLAPNRLRWDPLPAPTAPTDLIDGMTTMLANRDPADLEGVAVHVYAANKDMTDRVFVDADGELLFIPQAGRLALLTELGRIDIAPGQIALVPRGVKFRALLPDGSATGYVAENHGALFRLPDLGPIGANGLANPRDFETPAAWFEDRDDATEIVQKSLGSLWTTTLDHSPLDVVAWHGNLAPWRYDLARFNTINSVSFDHPDPSIFTVLTSPSDVPGRANADFVIFPPRWMVAEDTFRPPWFHRNVMSEAMGLIHGAYDAKAEGFAPGGLSLHNLMAGHGPDLASWEAASNVELKPHKIAGTMAFMVETCWPYRPTAYALERAQPDYDAAWKGFPKAKLP is encoded by the coding sequence ATGACCGATTATTTTCCCGGCTTCGGCAATCATGTCTCGACCGAGGCGGTGCCCGGCGCGCTGCCCGTCGGGCGGAACAGCCCGCAGCGGCCCGCTTATGGGCTTTATGCAGAACAGCTTTCGGGAAGTGCGTTCACCGCGCCGCGGCACGAGAACAAGCGATCGTGGCTGTATCGGCTGCGGCCGACTGCCGAGCATCCGCCGTTCGTGCGGTATCAAGGCGCGAAGAACTTCGCACCCGGGACGGTGCGCGAACCGCTGGCACCCAATCGGCTGCGTTGGGATCCCCTGCCCGCCCCGACCGCGCCGACCGACCTGATCGACGGCATGACGACAATGCTCGCCAATCGCGATCCCGCCGATCTCGAGGGCGTGGCGGTGCATGTCTATGCGGCGAACAAGGACATGACCGACCGCGTGTTCGTCGATGCCGATGGCGAGTTGCTGTTCATCCCCCAGGCTGGGCGGCTGGCGCTGCTCACCGAGCTGGGACGGATCGACATCGCGCCGGGTCAGATCGCGCTGGTGCCGCGCGGGGTAAAGTTCCGGGCCTTGCTCCCCGATGGCAGCGCGACCGGCTATGTTGCGGAGAATCACGGCGCGCTGTTCCGGCTGCCTGATCTGGGGCCGATCGGCGCAAACGGGCTTGCCAATCCGCGCGACTTCGAGACGCCAGCCGCCTGGTTCGAGGACCGAGACGACGCGACCGAGATTGTGCAAAAGTCGTTGGGAAGCCTGTGGACAACCACGCTCGACCATTCGCCGCTCGACGTGGTAGCGTGGCACGGCAACCTGGCGCCGTGGCGCTATGACCTCGCCCGGTTCAACACGATCAACAGCGTGAGCTTCGACCATCCCGATCCGTCGATCTTCACCGTGCTGACCTCGCCCAGCGACGTGCCGGGGCGGGCGAACGCCGATTTCGTGATCTTCCCGCCGCGCTGGATGGTGGCGGAAGACACGTTCCGCCCGCCCTGGTTCCACCGCAACGTGATGAGCGAGGCGATGGGGCTGATCCACGGCGCGTACGACGCCAAGGCGGAGGGGTTCGCGCCGGGGGGGCTCTCTCTGCACAATCTGATGGCCGGGCACGGGCCCGACCTGGCGAGCTGGGAGGCGGCGAGCAACGTCGAATTGAAGCCCCACAAAATCGCGGGAACGATGGCGTTCATGGTTGAGACGTGCTGGCCGTATCGACCGACCGCCTATGCGCTGGAGCGGGCGCAACCGGATTATGATGCGGCTTGGAAGGGGTTTCCGAAGGCGAAGCTCCCTTGA
- a CDS encoding Rieske (2Fe-2S) protein — translation MSERLTATPAGVTLGPLALIPEDTSRNFVLELRAGRFHGFVVRKGDAVHGYVDLCAHMALPLAQELDAYLTPDAGLIQCSWHGALYRIDDGICVGGPCVGARLRAWPVTISDGMIVTA, via the coding sequence TTGAGCGAGCGCCTCACCGCTACTCCGGCGGGCGTCACGCTTGGGCCGCTCGCCCTCATCCCCGAGGACACCTCGCGCAACTTCGTCCTCGAATTGCGCGCGGGGCGCTTCCACGGGTTCGTGGTGCGCAAGGGCGATGCAGTGCACGGCTATGTCGATCTCTGCGCGCACATGGCGCTGCCGCTGGCGCAGGAACTCGACGCCTATCTTACCCCCGATGCCGGCCTGATCCAGTGCAGCTGGCATGGCGCACTCTACCGGATCGACGACGGCATCTGCGTCGGGGGACCCTGCGTCGGAGCGCGGCTCCGGGCGTGGCCGGTGACCATCAGCGACGGGATGATCGTGACGGCCTGA
- a CDS encoding isovaleryl-CoA dehydrogenase, with amino-acid sequence MDSTLDFGLGDTADMIRDTTQRFARERIEPLAAKIDAEDWFPRELWPAMGELGLHGITVDEEFGGLGLGYLEHVIACEEVSRASASIGLSYGAHSNLCVNQISRWASPEQKAKYLPKLISGEHVGSLAMSEAGAGSDVVGMKLRAEAVPGGYKLNGTKFWITNAAYADTLVVYAKTGEGSRGITTFLIEKDMPGFSIGQKIDKMGMRGSPTAELVFDDCFVGEEQVMGPLNGGVGVLMSGLDYERTVLAGIQLGIMQACLDVVLPYLRERKQFGQPIGHFQLMQAKVADMYVALNSARAYVYTVAKNCDAGRTTRFDAAGAILLASENAVRVSLEAIQALGGAGYTKDWPVERFARDAKLLDIGAGTNEIRRMLIGRELVGG; translated from the coding sequence ATGGACTCGACGCTCGATTTCGGTCTCGGCGACACCGCCGACATGATCCGCGACACCACCCAACGCTTCGCCAGGGAGCGGATCGAGCCGCTCGCAGCGAAGATCGACGCCGAGGACTGGTTCCCGCGCGAGCTGTGGCCGGCGATGGGCGAGCTGGGGCTGCACGGCATCACGGTCGATGAGGAATTTGGCGGGCTGGGCCTCGGCTATCTCGAGCACGTCATCGCCTGCGAGGAAGTCAGCCGCGCCTCGGCCTCGATCGGGCTCAGCTATGGCGCGCATTCGAACCTGTGCGTCAACCAGATCAGCCGCTGGGCAAGCCCCGAGCAGAAGGCCAAATATCTGCCCAAGCTGATCTCGGGCGAGCATGTCGGGTCTCTGGCAATGTCCGAGGCGGGGGCGGGCTCGGACGTGGTCGGCATGAAGCTGCGCGCCGAGGCGGTTCCGGGCGGATACAAGCTCAACGGCACCAAGTTCTGGATCACCAATGCGGCCTATGCCGACACGCTTGTCGTCTATGCCAAGACCGGGGAAGGATCGCGCGGTATCACCACCTTCCTGATCGAGAAGGACATGCCCGGCTTCTCGATCGGGCAGAAGATCGACAAGATGGGGATGCGCGGCTCGCCGACCGCCGAGCTCGTATTCGACGATTGCTTCGTCGGCGAGGAGCAGGTGATGGGGCCGCTCAACGGCGGCGTCGGGGTGCTGATGTCGGGGCTCGACTACGAGCGCACCGTGCTCGCGGGGATCCAACTCGGGATCATGCAGGCGTGCCTCGACGTGGTGCTGCCGTACCTGCGCGAGCGGAAGCAGTTCGGCCAGCCGATCGGGCATTTCCAGCTGATGCAGGCCAAGGTGGCGGACATGTACGTCGCGCTGAACAGCGCCCGCGCGTACGTCTATACCGTCGCCAAGAATTGCGATGCGGGGCGGACGACGCGGTTCGATGCGGCGGGGGCGATCCTGCTCGCGTCGGAGAATGCGGTGCGGGTGTCGCTCGAGGCGATCCAGGCGCTGGGCGGCGCGGGCTATACCAAGGACTGGCCGGTCGAGCGCTTCGCGCGCGACGCCAAGCTGCTCGATATCGGGGCGGGGACCAACGAGATCCGGCGGATGCTGATTGGGCGCGAATTGGTGGGGGGCTGA
- a CDS encoding SGNH/GDSL hydrolase family protein, whose protein sequence is MRWIRGVAIVAGAVALAGAAPAPEQWTPAWTASMWQGVGDKQQVAVDNATISFAVRVGAEGGKLRLRLSNEYGPALRIGAASVRVAGGPSVKVMFDGQATTILPANAPLLSDAVPLAVKQFDVVEVSLYLPEKVSLATIHGASGAKTSISATGDNTAAPFTAAAKADMRPLLAGIDVLGAKPRPVIVAYGDSITDNTGCALDAVPVCRWSDVLGRRLAKAGKPHVVVTQAISGNRVLSMGTGPSALSRFDRDVLSLRGVTHLVLLEGINDIGSLGPPLPDGAPALTAEQLIQGYRQLIARAHDHGIKVIAMTVLPYEGAGYYSPEGEAIRVRVNDWIRTSRAFDGVIDMEKVVADPANPKKLNPALQRGDNLHPHGEGEAKMGEAIDLGLFK, encoded by the coding sequence ATGCGCTGGATTCGGGGTGTAGCGATTGTTGCGGGCGCTGTGGCGCTGGCCGGGGCCGCGCCGGCGCCCGAGCAATGGACCCCCGCCTGGACCGCGAGCATGTGGCAGGGCGTCGGCGACAAGCAGCAGGTCGCGGTCGACAATGCGACGATCAGCTTCGCGGTCCGCGTCGGCGCCGAGGGCGGCAAGCTGCGGCTGCGGCTTTCGAACGAATATGGCCCGGCGCTGCGCATCGGCGCGGCGAGCGTGCGCGTCGCGGGCGGGCCGAGCGTCAAGGTCATGTTCGACGGGCAGGCGACGACGATCCTGCCCGCCAACGCGCCGCTGCTCAGCGACGCCGTGCCGCTCGCGGTCAAGCAGTTCGATGTGGTCGAGGTCTCGCTCTATTTGCCCGAGAAGGTCTCGCTGGCGACGATCCATGGCGCGTCGGGCGCCAAGACGTCGATTTCCGCCACTGGCGACAACACCGCCGCGCCGTTCACCGCCGCCGCCAAGGCCGATATGCGGCCGCTGCTCGCCGGGATCGACGTGCTCGGCGCCAAGCCGCGCCCGGTGATCGTCGCCTATGGCGATTCGATCACCGACAATACCGGCTGCGCGCTCGATGCCGTGCCCGTCTGCCGCTGGAGCGACGTGCTCGGCCGCCGGCTCGCCAAGGCGGGCAAGCCGCATGTCGTGGTCACCCAGGCGATCTCGGGCAATCGCGTGCTCAGCATGGGCACCGGCCCCAGCGCGCTCAGCCGCTTCGACCGCGACGTGCTATCGCTGCGCGGGGTGACGCACCTCGTGCTGCTCGAGGGGATCAACGATATCGGCAGCCTGGGCCCGCCGCTGCCCGACGGCGCTCCGGCGCTCACCGCCGAGCAGCTGATCCAGGGCTATCGTCAGCTGATCGCGCGCGCGCACGACCACGGGATCAAGGTGATCGCGATGACCGTGCTGCCCTATGAAGGCGCCGGCTATTACAGCCCCGAGGGCGAGGCGATCCGCGTGCGCGTCAACGACTGGATCCGCACCTCGCGCGCCTTCGACGGCGTGATCGACATGGAGAAGGTCGTCGCCGATCCCGCCAATCCCAAGAAGCTAAACCCGGCGCTCCAGCGCGGCGACAATCTCCACCCGCACGGCGAGGGCGAAGCCAAGATGGGCGAGGCGATCGACCTAGGGTTGTTCAAGTAA